The Carassius gibelio isolate Cgi1373 ecotype wild population from Czech Republic chromosome B12, carGib1.2-hapl.c, whole genome shotgun sequence genome has a segment encoding these proteins:
- the si:ch211-225b10.3 gene encoding endoplasmic reticulum-Golgi intermediate compartment protein 2, producing the protein MNKLRRRSTINLVKELDAFPKVPESYVEKSAFGGTVSLIVFILMALLTISEFFVYQDSWMKYEYEVDTDFTSKLKIKIDITIAMKCSRVGADVLDIAGAVVASKELKYDDVSFEPSPKKKMWYQILHQIQNRLREDHSLQDVLFKSALKGYFSDPVPQNDTTSNSQNACRIHGKIYVSKVAGNFHIILGKPIDTIRGHAHFASLIKNEAALNFSHRIDNLSFGNDVPGHINPLDGTEKITLEQNMLFQYFITVVPTKLHTSDVSLNMHQFSVTEQERVVSNEKGSHGISGIFIKYKLCPLMVRVTEEHMPFSVFLVRLCGIIGGIFSTSGLLHRLIGYFIDIVCCNFRHVADQSQEVVPD; encoded by the exons ATGAACAAGCTGAGAAGAAGAAGTACTATCAACTTAGTCAAAGAACTTGATGCCTTTCCTAAAGTTCCAGAGAGCTATGTTGAAAAATCAGCTTTTGGAGGCACAG TGTCACTGATTGTATTCATCCTCATGGCACTTCTGACCATCTCCGAGTTTTTTGTATACCAGGACTCATGgatgaaatatgaatatgaagtAGACACCGATTTTACTAG taaattgaaaataaaaattgacaTCACGATTGCAATGAAATGTTCAA GAGTGGGTGCAGATGTGTTGGATATTGCTGGGGCTGTCGTTGCATCAAAGGAACTTAAATATGATGAT gtaaGCTTTGAGCCCTCTCCAAAGAAAAAAATGTGGTATCA GATATTACATCAGATTCAAAACAGACTGAGGGAAGATCATTCACTTCAAGATGTACTCTTTAAATCAGCGCTGAAAGGATACTTTTCTGACCCAGTTCCACA aAATGATACCACATCCAATTCCCAGAATGCATGTAGGATACATGGAAAAATCTATGTCAGTAAAGTGGCAGGAAATTTCCATATCATATTGGGCAA ACCAATTGATACTATCAGAGGCCATGCCCATTTTGCTtcattaatcaaaaatgaag CTGCTCTTAACTTCTCACATCGAATAGATAATTTATCTTTTGGAAACGATGTTCCTGGACACATAAATCCCCTTGATGGCACGGAAAAAATTACATTAGAAC aaaatatgctgtttcagtattttattacagttgttcCCACCAAGCTGCACACATCAGATGTTTCATTAAACATGCACCAGTTTTCTGTTACAGAACAG GAGCGTGTTGTAAGCAATGAGAAGGGCAGTCATGGTATATCTGGGAtctttattaaatataaactgtGTCCATTAATGGTGAGGGTGACAGAGGAGCATATGCCTTTCTCTGTTTTCCTTGTGAGACTGTGTGGCATAATTGGAGGAATCTTTTCTACATCAG GTCTGCTCCACAGATTAATTGGTTATTTTATTGACATTGTCTGCTGTAACTTTAGACACGTTGCAGATCAGTCCCAGGAG GTTGTCCCTGATTAG